One genomic segment of Gemmatimonas aurantiaca includes these proteins:
- a CDS encoding NADH-ubiquinone oxidoreductase-F iron-sulfur binding region domain-containing protein: MTRIFVPNDTGARSVGADEVAAALMNAQVVQSGLATIVRNGSRGAYWLEPLVEIDTPSGRIGFANVTVDDVAGLFADGLPDQTHAKCLGVVDALPWFAGQTRLTFARVGRIDPLSLSDYRALGGFAGLERGCTMDAKAIVDEVTVSGLRGRGGAAFPAGIKWNTVRNANAPQKYIVCNADEGDSGTFADRLLMEADPFQLIEGMTIAALAVGATRGFVYLRSEYPHAAQIFGRALTIAREAGVLGPSVLGTAHTFDITLRMGGGAYICGEETALLESLEGKRGTVRPKPPLPALTGLFGCPTVINNVLTFAAATDVLARGAHAYAGLGVDRSTGTMPFQLGGNMQRGGVVELGFGVTLRDLLERFGGGSYSGRPLRAIQVGGPLGAYLPASQWDTPLTYEHFAAIGAMLGHGGIVAFDDTVDMAAQAEFAMAFCAHESCGKCTPCRIGSTRGVEVIQRLRRRENPRLQWQVLEELCETMEFGSLCALGGLTPMPVRSVMKHFSADLLPSAGGGSVTVEVGR; encoded by the coding sequence GCGCAGGTCGTACAGAGCGGACTCGCCACCATCGTGCGGAACGGCTCGCGCGGAGCGTACTGGCTCGAACCGCTCGTCGAGATCGACACGCCGAGTGGGCGCATCGGCTTCGCCAATGTCACGGTCGACGATGTCGCGGGGCTCTTTGCCGATGGTCTCCCCGATCAGACCCATGCAAAATGCCTCGGTGTGGTGGACGCCCTGCCCTGGTTCGCCGGCCAGACGCGCCTCACGTTCGCGCGGGTCGGCCGCATCGATCCGTTGTCGTTGAGCGACTATCGCGCGCTTGGTGGTTTCGCCGGTCTCGAGCGGGGGTGCACCATGGACGCCAAGGCGATCGTGGACGAGGTCACGGTATCGGGACTGCGTGGACGGGGCGGCGCGGCATTTCCCGCCGGCATCAAGTGGAACACCGTGCGCAATGCGAACGCCCCGCAGAAGTACATCGTCTGCAATGCCGACGAAGGCGACTCGGGTACGTTTGCCGATCGACTGCTCATGGAGGCCGATCCCTTCCAGCTCATCGAAGGGATGACGATCGCCGCGCTCGCGGTTGGAGCCACGCGGGGCTTCGTCTATCTGCGCTCCGAGTATCCGCATGCGGCGCAGATCTTCGGCCGCGCACTCACTATCGCGCGCGAGGCCGGTGTGCTCGGGCCGTCCGTGCTGGGGACGGCGCACACATTCGACATCACGCTGCGTATGGGCGGTGGCGCCTACATCTGTGGCGAAGAGACGGCGCTGCTCGAAAGTCTCGAAGGCAAACGTGGCACGGTGCGCCCCAAGCCGCCCTTGCCGGCGCTGACGGGGCTCTTCGGATGCCCCACGGTCATCAACAACGTGCTCACCTTCGCGGCCGCCACCGATGTGCTGGCGCGCGGTGCGCACGCCTACGCCGGACTCGGCGTGGACCGGTCCACTGGCACCATGCCGTTCCAACTGGGTGGCAACATGCAACGGGGCGGCGTCGTCGAACTGGGCTTCGGCGTCACGCTGCGCGATCTGCTGGAACGCTTCGGTGGTGGCAGCTACAGCGGACGGCCGCTGCGCGCCATCCAGGTGGGCGGTCCGCTGGGCGCCTATCTGCCCGCATCGCAGTGGGACACCCCACTCACCTATGAGCACTTCGCGGCCATCGGTGCGATGCTGGGCCATGGTGGTATCGTGGCCTTCGACGACACCGTCGACATGGCCGCGCAGGCCGAGTTCGCGATGGCGTTCTGCGCGCACGAATCGTGCGGCAAGTGCACACCCTGTCGTATCGGCTCCACGCGCGGCGTGGAGGTGATTCAGCGTCTGCGTCGACGCGAGAATCCCCGGTTGCAGTGGCAGGTGCTCGAAGAGCTGTGTGAAACGATGGAATTCGGCTCGCTCTGCGCGCTGGGTGGACTCACGCCCATGCCCGTGCGCAGTGTGATGAAGCACTTCTCCGCCGACCTGCTGCCTTCTGCCGGCGGCGGATCGGTCACCGTGGAGGTGGGACGATGA
- the fdhF gene encoding formate dehydrogenase subunit alpha, translated as MIRPATDFPSSAAGASSAASAVDTTSVQLTIDGIDVRVPAGQTVLQAAKTVGIDIAHLCATDSLKPFGSCRLCVVDIAGRKGLPASCTTPVEQGMVVRTQTPQVARVRRNVMELYISDHPLDCLTCAANGDCELQDMAGVVGLREVRYGYAGANHLTEQKDESNPYFTFDPAKCIVCSRCVRACDEIQGTFALSITDRGFGSKVSAGMDEGFLASECVSCGACVQACPTATLTEKTIIDAGQPDRVVKTTCAYCGVGCSFDAELKGNDVVRMTPSAEGGANEGHSCVKGRFAWGYATHADRMLRPMIRERITDDWREVSWDDAIGFAASRFQSIQAEHGREAIGGVSSSRCTNEEVYVVQKMVRAAFRNNNIDTCARVCHSPTGYGLKQTLGTSAGTQDFKSVASADVIMVIGANPTDAHPVFAARMKRRLRQGARLIVIDPRRIDLVQSPHIRAAHHLQLRPGTNVAVINALAHVVITEGLTAEAFVAERCDEASFAQWREFIARPEHAPEATEAFTGVPAGDLRAAARLYATGGNSAIYYGLGVTEHSQGSTMVLGIANLAMATGQIGRDGTGVNPLRGQNNVQGSCDMGSFPHELPGYRHIADDAVRGSFEAAWQIALDDEPGMRIPNMFSAAVAGQFRGMFVQGEDIAQSEPDSTHVRNALEAMDCVVVQDLFLNETAKYAHVFLPGTAFLEKDGTFTNAERRINRVRPAMPSRTGLAEWEVVCRLSTAMGYPMHYDNAAQIMDEIAALTPTFAGVSFALLDRVGSVQWPCNAEHPMGTRVMHEEQFVRGKGRFLITQYIPTDERSTRRFPLLLTTGRVLTQYNAGTATRRTANTVWHDEDVLEIHPSDAEVRGIGTGDGVMLASRKGAITLHARVTERVPEGVVYTTFHHPAVATNVVTTEFSDWATNCPEYKVTAVEVRPVD; from the coding sequence ATGATCAGGCCCGCAACCGATTTCCCGTCGTCCGCGGCGGGTGCGTCGTCAGCGGCTTCGGCCGTCGACACCACATCCGTACAGTTGACCATCGACGGCATCGATGTTCGTGTGCCGGCGGGCCAGACGGTCCTGCAGGCCGCGAAGACGGTGGGCATCGATATCGCGCATCTCTGCGCCACCGACTCGCTCAAGCCGTTCGGATCCTGCCGCCTCTGTGTGGTGGATATCGCGGGCCGCAAAGGTCTGCCCGCGTCATGCACGACGCCCGTGGAACAGGGCATGGTGGTGCGCACACAGACGCCGCAGGTGGCGCGTGTGCGGCGCAATGTGATGGAGCTCTACATCTCCGATCATCCGCTCGACTGCCTCACCTGCGCCGCCAACGGGGATTGTGAGCTGCAGGACATGGCCGGCGTGGTCGGCCTGCGCGAGGTGCGCTATGGATATGCTGGCGCCAATCACCTGACGGAACAGAAGGACGAATCGAATCCGTACTTCACCTTCGATCCGGCCAAGTGCATCGTCTGCTCGCGTTGTGTGCGGGCCTGTGACGAGATCCAGGGCACCTTCGCGTTGAGCATCACCGACCGCGGGTTCGGGTCCAAGGTGAGTGCCGGCATGGACGAGGGCTTTCTCGCCTCGGAGTGTGTGTCCTGCGGCGCCTGTGTACAGGCCTGTCCCACGGCTACGCTCACCGAGAAGACCATCATCGACGCCGGTCAGCCCGATCGGGTGGTGAAGACCACCTGCGCGTACTGTGGCGTGGGCTGTTCGTTCGACGCGGAGCTCAAGGGCAACGATGTCGTCCGCATGACCCCATCGGCGGAAGGCGGTGCCAACGAAGGACACTCCTGCGTGAAAGGACGGTTCGCGTGGGGATATGCCACGCATGCCGATCGCATGCTGCGTCCGATGATCCGCGAACGCATCACCGACGACTGGCGTGAAGTGAGCTGGGACGACGCCATCGGCTTTGCAGCGTCACGTTTCCAGTCCATCCAGGCAGAACATGGCCGTGAAGCCATCGGCGGCGTGTCCTCGTCCCGCTGCACCAACGAGGAAGTGTACGTGGTGCAGAAGATGGTGCGGGCGGCATTCCGCAACAACAACATCGACACCTGTGCCCGGGTGTGTCACTCCCCCACGGGCTACGGTCTCAAGCAGACGCTGGGCACATCGGCTGGCACGCAGGACTTCAAGTCGGTGGCCAGCGCCGACGTGATCATGGTGATCGGCGCGAACCCCACCGACGCACACCCGGTGTTCGCCGCCCGCATGAAGCGCCGCCTGCGTCAGGGCGCCAGGCTCATCGTCATCGACCCGCGACGCATCGACCTGGTGCAGTCGCCGCACATCCGCGCGGCCCATCACCTGCAGTTGCGCCCCGGGACCAACGTGGCCGTGATCAATGCCCTGGCGCACGTGGTGATCACGGAAGGACTGACCGCCGAAGCCTTTGTCGCCGAACGCTGCGACGAGGCGTCTTTTGCACAGTGGCGCGAGTTCATTGCACGTCCGGAACACGCACCGGAAGCCACCGAGGCCTTCACCGGCGTGCCGGCGGGCGATCTGCGGGCCGCAGCGCGTCTTTACGCCACCGGTGGCAACTCGGCCATCTACTACGGCCTCGGCGTGACGGAGCACAGTCAGGGCAGCACCATGGTGCTGGGGATCGCCAATCTCGCCATGGCCACGGGCCAGATCGGCCGCGACGGCACGGGCGTGAATCCCCTGCGCGGACAGAACAATGTGCAGGGCTCGTGCGACATGGGATCCTTTCCGCACGAACTCCCGGGGTACCGGCACATCGCCGACGACGCCGTGCGGGGCAGTTTCGAAGCCGCCTGGCAGATCGCGCTCGACGACGAACCCGGCATGCGCATTCCCAACATGTTCTCCGCGGCCGTGGCGGGGCAGTTCCGTGGCATGTTCGTGCAGGGCGAGGACATCGCACAATCCGAACCCGACAGCACGCACGTGCGGAACGCATTGGAAGCCATGGACTGCGTGGTCGTGCAGGACCTCTTCCTCAATGAAACGGCGAAGTATGCCCATGTGTTCCTTCCGGGCACCGCGTTTCTGGAGAAGGATGGCACGTTCACCAACGCCGAGCGCCGCATCAACCGCGTTCGTCCGGCCATGCCGTCACGCACGGGGCTGGCGGAGTGGGAAGTCGTCTGCCGTCTGTCGACGGCGATGGGGTACCCCATGCACTACGACAACGCCGCGCAGATCATGGACGAGATCGCGGCGCTCACGCCCACCTTTGCCGGCGTGTCCTTCGCGCTCCTGGACCGGGTGGGCAGCGTGCAGTGGCCCTGCAATGCCGAACATCCGATGGGCACGCGGGTGATGCACGAAGAGCAATTCGTGCGGGGCAAGGGACGGTTTCTCATCACGCAGTACATCCCCACCGATGAACGCTCCACGCGCCGCTTCCCGCTGCTGCTCACCACGGGTCGGGTGCTCACGCAATACAACGCCGGCACCGCCACCCGTCGCACGGCGAACACGGTCTGGCACGACGAAGACGTGCTGGAGATCCATCCGTCCGACGCGGAAGTGCGTGGCATCGGCACCGGCGACGGTGTGATGCTCGCCAGTCGCAAGGGGGCGATCACCCTGCACGCCCGTGTCACCGAGCGTGTGCCCGAGGGCGTGGTGTACACCACCTTCCATCACCCGGCGGTGGCGACGAACGTGGTGACCACCGAATTCTCCGATTGGGCCACCAACTGCCCGGAATACAAGGTCACCGCAGTCGAGGTCCGTCCGGTTGACTAG
- the mobA gene encoding molybdenum cofactor guanylyltransferase MobA, whose protein sequence is MTAPTHITGIILCGGQARRMGGVEKPLQLLHGRPLVAHVRERLLPQVSTIVISANRERDTYAQWGDSVVVDNTPDLGPLGGLQAALAVVRTPWFFCCPGDAPFLMPDLVGRLAHALTTYGRSLAYPHDGQRGQHLFLLGRGTLAAELDVYLAKGGRSVQRFMEEHQPLIVDMADEAASFRNINSPEDLAHAHEHTGRGDY, encoded by the coding sequence ATGACCGCCCCCACGCACATCACCGGCATCATCCTGTGCGGTGGCCAGGCGCGCCGCATGGGCGGTGTGGAGAAGCCACTGCAACTGCTGCATGGACGTCCCCTCGTTGCGCACGTCAGGGAGCGGTTGCTGCCGCAGGTCTCGACGATCGTGATCAGTGCGAATCGTGAACGGGACACCTACGCTCAATGGGGGGACTCCGTCGTGGTGGACAACACGCCCGATCTCGGTCCATTGGGTGGGCTGCAGGCCGCTCTCGCGGTCGTCAGGACGCCCTGGTTCTTCTGTTGTCCGGGTGACGCGCCCTTTCTGATGCCGGATCTTGTGGGCAGACTTGCGCACGCACTGACGACGTATGGGCGTTCACTCGCATACCCGCATGATGGGCAACGCGGGCAGCATCTGTTTCTGCTGGGGCGCGGCACACTCGCGGCTGAACTCGACGTCTATCTCGCGAAGGGTGGGCGTTCGGTGCAGCGATTCATGGAGGAGCATCAGCCGCTGATTGTCGATATGGCGGATGAGGCGGCGAGCTTCCGGAATATCAACTCCCCTGAAGACCTGGCACACGCGCACGAGCATACCGGCCGCGGTGACTATTGA
- the fdhD gene encoding formate dehydrogenase accessory sulfurtransferase FdhD, translated as MIHRAITRIDRTGATHDDTWGIAVEAPVAILINGVPWTVMLATPSDLEELAIGMLLTEHVIDSVTCITGIRVAELLDEFTVSVEIPDEAIDREALGARTLISNTACGLCGIESLADLHRRRGEWQTVVSVNDDAIRLALRTLPGHQPLNAATHSVHAAAWCALNGAIQLVREDVGRHNALDKLVGSLARTDRLTEQGFVLMSSRCSYELVYKASVLNAQALVSVSAPTNLALRWAGQLGIPLVTCLGRGDALEVVRFTPPASLPFDSLEETVHVGR; from the coding sequence GTGATTCATCGCGCCATCACCCGTATCGATCGCACGGGAGCGACGCACGACGATACATGGGGCATCGCCGTGGAGGCGCCGGTCGCCATCCTCATCAACGGTGTGCCGTGGACGGTGATGCTGGCCACGCCATCGGATCTCGAGGAGCTGGCCATCGGCATGCTGCTCACGGAGCATGTGATCGACTCGGTCACCTGTATCACGGGTATCCGCGTCGCTGAATTGCTGGACGAATTCACGGTCTCGGTGGAAATCCCCGACGAAGCCATCGATCGTGAGGCGTTGGGAGCGCGGACGTTGATCAGTAACACGGCCTGCGGACTCTGTGGCATCGAATCGCTCGCCGATCTGCATCGACGCCGCGGGGAATGGCAGACGGTCGTATCGGTGAACGATGACGCGATCCGTCTGGCTCTGCGGACGTTGCCCGGACATCAGCCGCTCAACGCGGCCACCCATTCGGTGCACGCCGCCGCGTGGTGCGCGCTGAACGGAGCGATACAGCTCGTGCGGGAGGACGTGGGTCGCCACAACGCTCTCGACAAGCTGGTGGGTTCCCTGGCCCGGACCGATCGTCTCACCGAACAGGGATTCGTGCTCATGAGCAGCCGTTGCAGCTATGAGCTGGTGTACAAGGCCTCCGTGCTCAACGCCCAGGCACTGGTCTCGGTCAGCGCTCCCACCAATCTCGCGCTGCGCTGGGCCGGTCAGCTGGGCATCCCCCTCGTGACCTGCCTCGGGCGGGGTGATGCACTGGAAGTCGTGCGATTCACACCGCCTGCGTCACTGCCGTTCGACTCTCTCGAGGAGACGGTCCATGTCGGCCGCTGA
- a CDS encoding NADH-quinone oxidoreductase subunit M: MSDAAMLNWVLFLPLLGAAGLLVLRGNGAAVRIATVAVMTVQFLLAAVLYVHFDATVEGLQFATSVPWIGEWGVSYAIGMDGLNVLLVLLTAFLGPLVVLGAWHSIERDVTLFHVMVLLLQFAMMGAFLAQDLFLFYVFWEAMLIPMFLIIGIWGGARRSYATVKFVLYTAFGSILMLAAVIYLVQALRNAGGVTSFAFTDLMQARLPLDVQSVLLAAFALSFAIKVPMVPLHTWLPDAHVEAPTPGSVILAGVLLKMGTYGFIKLGFPLFPDATRAFTPVLMTLSVVSIVYGACLALVQTDIKKIIAYSSISHLGYVMLGLLSLDLAGIQGAIVQMVSHGLVAAGLFLLVGMVYERCHTRELAAYGGLARQMPVYAVFFVIFTLASVGLPTTSGFTGEFMVLLGAFNAAWPQHLDGTSLPLVLAVTAVSGVILGALYMLRFALTFLFGPARAPHQPLTDLSLRERSILAILVVSIFALGLFPDGALRKTELAARAFQVRLTTSQAGTAQAGAMQAGTAVDAHAN; this comes from the coding sequence ATGTCTGATGCGGCGATGCTGAACTGGGTGCTGTTCCTGCCACTGCTGGGCGCGGCGGGATTGCTGGTCCTGCGGGGGAATGGCGCCGCCGTGCGGATTGCCACCGTCGCGGTGATGACGGTGCAATTCCTGCTGGCCGCCGTGCTGTATGTGCACTTCGACGCCACGGTGGAGGGACTGCAGTTCGCGACCTCGGTGCCGTGGATCGGTGAATGGGGCGTGTCGTACGCCATCGGCATGGATGGACTCAACGTGCTGCTGGTGCTGCTGACGGCGTTCCTGGGGCCGCTGGTGGTGCTGGGCGCCTGGCATTCCATCGAGCGCGACGTGACGCTGTTCCATGTCATGGTGCTGCTGCTGCAGTTCGCCATGATGGGGGCATTCCTGGCCCAGGATCTCTTCCTGTTCTACGTGTTCTGGGAGGCGATGCTCATCCCGATGTTCCTGATCATCGGGATCTGGGGTGGCGCGCGGCGCAGCTATGCCACTGTGAAGTTCGTGTTGTACACCGCCTTCGGCAGCATTCTCATGCTGGCGGCGGTGATCTACCTGGTGCAGGCACTGCGGAATGCCGGGGGGGTGACTTCGTTTGCCTTCACTGACCTGATGCAGGCGCGACTGCCGCTCGATGTGCAGAGTGTGCTGCTGGCGGCGTTCGCGCTGTCATTCGCGATCAAGGTACCGATGGTGCCACTGCATACGTGGCTGCCCGATGCGCATGTGGAGGCCCCGACGCCCGGGTCGGTGATTCTGGCGGGTGTGCTGCTCAAGATGGGCACCTACGGCTTCATCAAGCTCGGGTTCCCGCTCTTCCCCGATGCCACACGGGCGTTCACGCCGGTGCTCATGACGCTGTCCGTCGTGAGCATCGTGTACGGCGCCTGTCTGGCGCTGGTGCAGACCGACATCAAGAAGATCATCGCCTACTCGTCGATCAGTCATCTGGGCTACGTGATGCTGGGGCTGCTCAGTCTCGATCTGGCCGGCATTCAGGGGGCGATCGTGCAGATGGTGAGTCACGGTCTGGTGGCGGCCGGACTCTTCCTGCTGGTCGGCATGGTGTACGAGCGCTGTCATACCCGCGAACTCGCGGCGTATGGTGGCCTGGCGCGTCAGATGCCCGTGTATGCGGTGTTCTTCGTGATCTTCACGCTGGCATCGGTGGGCTTGCCCACCACGAGCGGATTCACGGGCGAATTCATGGTGCTGCTGGGGGCGTTCAACGCGGCCTGGCCACAGCATCTCGATGGCACGTCGTTGCCACTGGTGCTGGCTGTCACCGCGGTGAGCGGTGTGATTCTCGGTGCGCTCTACATGCTGCGGTTTGCCCTGACGTTCCTCTTCGGACCGGCCAGGGCGCCACATCAGCCGCTCACCGATCTCTCGCTGCGTGAGCGCAGCATCCTCGCCATTCTCGTCGTGTCGATCTTTGCTCTCGGGTTGTTCCCCGATGGGGCGCTTCGCAAGACGGAGCTCGCCGCCAGGGCGTTCCAGGTGCGACTGACCACTTCCCAAGCGGGCACCGCGCAAGCAGGTGCCATGCAAGCGGGTACCGCGGTGGATGCCCATGCCAACTAA
- a CDS encoding formate dehydrogenase subunit delta: MSAADTIRMANQIAQFFAPYPEEEAVDEVRNHLVKFWPVAMRSELVVLLEGPHVGDLHPLALQAAQRLMSLDP, translated from the coding sequence ATGTCGGCCGCTGATACGATCCGGATGGCGAATCAGATCGCGCAGTTCTTCGCGCCCTATCCGGAAGAAGAAGCTGTCGACGAAGTACGGAATCATCTCGTGAAATTCTGGCCGGTCGCGATGCGGAGCGAGCTCGTGGTGCTCCTGGAAGGGCCCCATGTCGGCGATCTGCACCCGCTGGCATTGCAGGCCGCGCAGCGTCTCATGTCTCTCGATCCCTGA
- a CDS encoding NADH-quinone oxidoreductase subunit N, giving the protein MPTNDALMGMLPEHLLLGGIVAGIVTVLLRRGRTLALPVSILAVLASAGAAFWLGMNGTTAEPFPGQFAVTPPVLMAKGMLLLLAVPVLLMSRTEFEEGEFSILLLSSLYGLSLLPSATSALVLFLGLELMSIPVYALIVLAFRRPQSAESALKYLVLSGAASAMFLMGISLLYGSSGSMSAGTFAQALSATDALSRTAVVLVIVALFLKGAVVPFHAWAPDTYEGASIPVTAYMATLSKAGVLIVAWRLCDGAELSGPLVSIVAVLPLISIVWGNITAIRQQSLRRMIAYSSIAHAGYLFYALLGPSAGRLESITFYLVVYAASNLLAFAMVPNTGTDEERDRLDRLNGLFHRDPLAASLIAVAMLSLAGLPPLPGFTAKFLIFQTVVAAGYSAYAVLGLVGSFLGLYFYLRVIQRMFMNTGEGVRTTGTGEALARTAGVLCLLAMAALTIVPGWALARL; this is encoded by the coding sequence ATGCCAACTAACGACGCGTTGATGGGCATGCTACCCGAGCATCTGCTGCTCGGAGGCATCGTCGCGGGTATCGTCACGGTGTTGCTGCGGCGCGGGCGGACGCTGGCGTTGCCCGTGTCCATCCTGGCCGTGCTGGCGTCGGCGGGCGCGGCCTTCTGGCTCGGGATGAACGGCACCACGGCGGAGCCGTTCCCGGGGCAGTTCGCCGTGACACCTCCGGTGCTGATGGCCAAGGGCATGCTGTTGCTGCTCGCGGTGCCCGTGCTGCTGATGTCACGCACCGAGTTCGAGGAGGGGGAGTTTTCCATCCTGCTGCTCTCGTCGTTGTACGGCCTGAGTCTGTTGCCGTCGGCGACGAGTGCGCTGGTGCTGTTCCTCGGGCTCGAGTTGATGTCGATTCCGGTGTATGCGCTGATCGTGCTGGCGTTCCGGCGTCCGCAGTCGGCGGAATCGGCCCTCAAGTATCTCGTGCTGAGCGGCGCGGCGTCGGCGATGTTCCTGATGGGGATCTCGCTGCTCTATGGCAGCTCGGGATCGATGTCGGCGGGAACGTTCGCGCAGGCATTGAGCGCCACCGATGCGCTGTCGCGAACGGCGGTGGTGCTGGTGATCGTCGCGCTGTTCCTCAAAGGTGCGGTGGTGCCGTTCCACGCCTGGGCCCCCGACACCTATGAAGGCGCGAGCATTCCCGTCACGGCCTACATGGCGACACTGTCCAAGGCGGGCGTGCTGATCGTGGCGTGGCGGTTGTGCGATGGCGCCGAGCTCAGTGGTCCGCTGGTGTCGATCGTGGCGGTGCTGCCGCTGATCTCGATCGTCTGGGGGAACATCACGGCCATCCGGCAGCAGAGTCTCCGCCGGATGATCGCGTATTCGTCCATCGCGCATGCGGGTTACCTGTTCTACGCCTTGCTCGGCCCGTCGGCGGGGCGCCTGGAGTCGATCACGTTCTACCTGGTGGTGTACGCCGCGTCGAATCTGCTGGCGTTCGCCATGGTGCCGAATACCGGCACCGACGAGGAGCGCGACCGGCTGGATCGGTTGAACGGGCTCTTTCACCGCGATCCCCTAGCAGCTTCTCTCATCGCTGTGGCGATGTTGTCGCTGGCCGGGTTACCGCCCCTTCCCGGTTTCACCGCGAAGTTCCTTATTTTTCAGACGGTGGTTGCCGCGGGGTACAGCGCCTACGCTGTCCTCGGTCTCGTCGGCAGCTTCCTGGGGCTGTATTTCTATCTACGGGTCATTCAGCGGATGTTCATGAATACCGGCGAAGGTGTTCGGACCACCGGCACTGGAGAGGCACTTGCCCGCACGGCGGGCGTGCTCTGTCTTCTCGCCATGGCCGCGTTGACCATCGTGCCAGGGTGGGCCTTGGCACGACTCTGA
- a CDS encoding NAD-dependent malic enzyme, producing the protein MTAPLQPKRGATLLNDPVLNKGTAFSLAERDAFGLRGLLPPRVMTQEEQLERILPGVRSRPTPLDQYAYLVALHDRNVTLFYRLVMDHLEEFLPILYTPTVGQACEEFGRIFRRSRGLYITLEDRGHVREVLANWPQDDVRMIVVTDGERILGLGDLGANGMGIPLGKLTLYTACAGVSPHQCLPITIDVGTDNTALRESAAYMGMRHPRIRGEEYDALLNEFVEAVRESFPLACLQFEDFGNHNAFMLLDAWRDRTCTFNDDIQGTASVTLGGLLSAARLTGVPLREMRLMFLGAGEAGIGIGDLVVQEMVAEGLSEEEARQRCWFMDSRGLVVASRTDLADHKRRYAHDHPSLPSLQAAVEAIKPHALIGVSGQPSTFTPGVLAAMAANHDRPIIMALSNPTSKAECTAREAYTATDGRAVFASGSPFAPVTYKERTHVPGQGNNAYIFPGVGLGVIVAESSRVTDEMFAAAARTLASLVSPEDLAMGRIYPSLSRIREVSRAIAIEVARIAFDRGLARAERPDDIPAAVTAAMYEPVYHTMI; encoded by the coding sequence GTGACTGCACCACTACAACCGAAGCGCGGCGCCACGTTGCTGAACGACCCCGTCCTCAACAAGGGGACGGCGTTCTCGTTGGCAGAGCGCGACGCATTCGGGTTGCGCGGCTTGCTGCCGCCGCGCGTGATGACTCAGGAAGAGCAGCTCGAACGCATTCTTCCCGGTGTTCGCTCCCGGCCGACGCCGCTCGATCAGTACGCCTACCTCGTGGCACTGCACGACCGCAACGTCACGCTGTTCTACCGCCTCGTGATGGATCATCTCGAGGAGTTCCTGCCGATTCTCTACACCCCCACGGTGGGGCAGGCGTGTGAGGAGTTCGGACGCATCTTCCGGCGCAGCCGCGGGTTGTACATCACCCTGGAAGACCGCGGTCATGTGCGTGAGGTGCTCGCGAACTGGCCCCAGGACGATGTGCGCATGATCGTCGTCACCGATGGTGAGCGCATTCTCGGTCTGGGCGATCTCGGCGCCAATGGCATGGGCATCCCGCTTGGCAAGCTGACGTTGTACACGGCGTGTGCGGGCGTGTCACCGCATCAGTGCCTGCCCATCACCATCGACGTGGGCACGGACAACACGGCGCTGCGCGAGAGCGCGGCGTACATGGGCATGCGTCATCCCCGCATACGCGGCGAGGAGTACGATGCGTTGCTCAACGAGTTCGTGGAGGCCGTGAGGGAAAGTTTTCCGCTGGCCTGTCTGCAGTTCGAGGACTTCGGCAATCACAACGCGTTCATGCTGCTGGACGCGTGGCGCGATCGGACCTGTACGTTCAACGACGACATCCAGGGCACGGCCTCGGTGACACTGGGCGGCCTGCTGTCGGCGGCGCGTCTCACCGGTGTACCGCTGCGAGAGATGCGCCTGATGTTCCTGGGGGCGGGCGAAGCCGGTATCGGCATCGGCGATCTGGTGGTGCAGGAGATGGTGGCCGAGGGATTGTCCGAAGAGGAAGCCCGTCAGCGCTGCTGGTTCATGGATTCGCGCGGACTGGTGGTGGCGTCGCGCACCGATCTCGCGGACCACAAGCGCCGCTATGCCCACGATCATCCGTCGCTGCCTTCATTGCAGGCGGCGGTGGAGGCGATCAAGCCGCACGCACTGATCGGCGTGTCGGGGCAGCCGAGCACGTTCACGCCGGGCGTGCTGGCCGCGATGGCGGCCAACCACGATCGGCCGATCATCATGGCGCTGTCCAATCCCACGTCGAAGGCGGAGTGCACCGCGCGAGAGGCCTACACCGCCACCGACGGACGCGCCGTGTTCGCCAGTGGCAGTCCCTTCGCTCCCGTGACGTATAAGGAGCGCACGCACGTGCCGGGGCAGGGGAACAACGCCTACATCTTCCCGGGTGTCGGTCTGGGCGTGATCGTCGCGGAGTCCTCGCGGGTGACGGACGAGATGTTCGCCGCTGCCGCACGGACGCTGGCCAGCCTCGTGTCGCCCGAGGATCTGGCGATGGGCCGGATCTATCCGAGTCTGTCGCGCATTCGTGAGGTTTCTCGCGCGATTGCGATCGAGGTGGCACGCATCGCCTTCGATCGGGGACTGGCGCGTGCCGAACGCCCGGATGATATCCCGGCGGCGGTGACCGCGGCGATGTACGAGCCCGTGTATCACACGATGATCTGA